In Haloplanus rubicundus, one DNA window encodes the following:
- the eno gene encoding phosphopyruvate hydratase, with translation MTEITDVDAWEVLDSRGDPTVRVRVEAGDAAGTFTVPAGASTGAHEAVERRDGGDRYGGRGVREACAAVRDELAPVVAGRSVTDQAGIDEVLVDCDGTENLSRLGANAVLGVSGAVAHAAADATDRPLYAVLAPDAGPGDLPMPMINVLSGGLHAAADLPIQDFLAVPVGAETYPEALETVWAVRRAAGNRISADRRSAGNRSPSGDGDGDHPPPVADEGGFVPSVADADAAFELLVDAIRGAGYAPGDEVAIAVDVAATHFYDADRDRYALAGERLDRAAMVDRVAGWIDAHPICSVEDPLAEDDWDGWERLADRVGDRVQLLGDDLLATNADRLARARGAGAANAALIKPNQAGTITRTRRVLEAAQDAGWAPVVSARSGETCDATIADLAIGLDAGQIKIGSLARSERLAKYNRLLGIARASDGGFAGGDALAPLD, from the coding sequence ATGACCGAGATTACGGACGTCGACGCGTGGGAGGTCCTCGACTCCCGGGGCGACCCCACGGTCCGGGTGCGGGTCGAGGCCGGCGACGCCGCTGGCACGTTCACCGTCCCCGCCGGCGCCAGCACGGGCGCCCACGAGGCGGTCGAGCGCCGCGACGGCGGCGACCGGTACGGCGGACGGGGGGTGCGCGAGGCCTGTGCCGCCGTCCGGGACGAACTCGCGCCGGTCGTCGCGGGACGGTCGGTGACCGATCAGGCGGGCATCGACGAGGTACTGGTCGACTGCGACGGGACGGAGAACCTCTCCCGCCTCGGCGCCAACGCCGTCCTCGGGGTCTCGGGTGCCGTTGCCCACGCCGCGGCGGACGCGACCGACCGCCCGCTCTACGCGGTGCTGGCGCCCGACGCGGGGCCGGGCGACCTGCCGATGCCCATGATCAACGTCCTGAGCGGCGGTCTCCACGCCGCGGCCGACCTGCCGATCCAGGACTTCCTCGCCGTGCCCGTGGGCGCGGAGACGTACCCCGAGGCGCTGGAGACGGTGTGGGCGGTGCGGCGGGCCGCGGGCAATCGGATCAGCGCGGACCGACGGTCCGCGGGCAATCGGTCTCCGTCCGGTGACGGCGACGGCGACCATCCCCCGCCGGTCGCCGACGAGGGCGGCTTCGTCCCGTCGGTCGCCGACGCGGACGCGGCCTTCGAACTGCTCGTCGACGCCATCCGCGGCGCGGGCTACGCCCCCGGCGACGAGGTGGCCATCGCCGTCGACGTGGCGGCCACCCACTTCTACGACGCCGACCGCGACCGGTACGCGCTCGCGGGCGAACGCCTCGACCGGGCGGCGATGGTCGACCGCGTGGCCGGCTGGATCGACGCCCACCCCATCTGCTCGGTCGAGGACCCCCTCGCCGAGGACGACTGGGACGGGTGGGAACGGCTGGCCGACCGCGTCGGCGACCGGGTGCAGTTGCTCGGCGACGATCTGCTGGCGACGAACGCGGATCGGCTGGCGAGAGCGAGAGGCGCTGGCGCCGCCAACGCGGCGCTGATCAAGCCGAATCAGGCCGGGACGATCACCCGGACGCGGCGCGTCCTCGAGGCGGCACAGGACGCGGGCTGGGCGCCCGTCGTCTCCGCGCGCTCCGGCGAGACGTGTGACGCGACCATCGCTGACCTCGCGATCGGTCTCGACGCGGGACAGATCAAGATCGGATCACTCGCGCGCTCGGAGCGCCTCGCGAAGTACAACCGACTGCTCGGCATCGCTCGCGCGTCCGACGGCGGGTTCGCGGGCGGCGACGCGCTGGCGCCGCTCGACTGA
- a CDS encoding histidine kinase N-terminal 7TM domain-containing protein, with protein sequence MAGVVCTAGVRHARRVEDDDTRYGLVALLATSGGWAVTHAVILVVPSTALKTAVYLVGLILGFSTVFAWLYFCSAYTGRSYHRRPAYRRAAVLLYLAVVAVKVTNPVHHLYFTTAVVAEPFPHLAIRQGLFHWVVTGLSYLLAGVGMFTLFEAFADSEYDATPLAGLVGLAGLPVVLDIVGYATPMLLDMIHAPLGVAAFTLGVLFVYEDRFFAVQLTEGVTGPTVFLDDDDRIREFNHAARRLFPGLDGAVGEPVDAVPALAAALDSDDGIATVDVDDERRHYVVSENAFEVGQGSLGRIVVLSDVTRIERQRRELERHNRQLEELSEGMRHELRNAVTVVQGNVRGAMRQLEDGDVASAREALRAATETTDRTTRLMNDFATLAQYGRTVTDPTSVDVRKTVTAAWPEADADAAGATLTVEGDGTVAADPARFELLFTRAFEFALDNGASTVVVESDESGVTITGDGDPPRGDAERYFDYGDAVANTTSGTALPMVRTLAQVHGWHARIDPDYRDGVRLVVSWPTPRAEHEGVRF encoded by the coding sequence GTGGCGGGCGTCGTCTGCACCGCCGGCGTCCGCCACGCCCGCCGGGTCGAGGACGACGACACCCGGTACGGGCTGGTCGCCCTGCTCGCGACGAGCGGTGGCTGGGCCGTCACCCACGCCGTCATCCTCGTCGTCCCGTCGACCGCGCTGAAGACGGCGGTGTATCTGGTCGGATTGATTCTCGGGTTCAGTACCGTCTTCGCGTGGCTCTACTTCTGCTCGGCGTACACCGGGCGGTCGTACCATCGACGACCCGCCTACCGTCGCGCCGCCGTCCTCCTGTATCTCGCCGTCGTCGCGGTGAAGGTCACCAACCCCGTCCACCACCTCTATTTCACCACCGCCGTCGTCGCCGAACCGTTTCCCCATCTGGCGATCCGACAGGGGCTGTTTCACTGGGTCGTCACCGGACTCTCCTACCTGCTCGCCGGCGTGGGGATGTTCACCCTCTTCGAGGCGTTCGCCGACTCGGAGTACGACGCTACGCCGCTCGCGGGGCTGGTCGGTCTCGCCGGCCTCCCGGTCGTCCTCGACATCGTCGGCTACGCCACGCCGATGCTGCTGGATATGATCCACGCGCCCCTCGGCGTGGCGGCCTTTACCCTCGGCGTCCTCTTCGTCTACGAGGATCGCTTCTTCGCCGTCCAGCTCACCGAGGGCGTCACGGGACCGACGGTCTTTCTCGACGACGACGACCGAATTCGTGAGTTCAACCACGCGGCTCGGCGGCTCTTTCCCGGCCTCGACGGCGCGGTGGGGGAGCCGGTCGACGCCGTCCCGGCGCTTGCCGCGGCGCTCGATTCGGACGACGGCATCGCCACCGTCGACGTGGACGACGAGCGCCGCCACTACGTCGTGAGCGAGAACGCGTTCGAGGTGGGACAGGGGTCGCTCGGGCGCATCGTCGTCCTCTCGGACGTGACGCGAATCGAGCGCCAACGCCGGGAGCTCGAACGCCACAACCGACAGCTCGAGGAGCTCTCGGAGGGTATGCGTCACGAACTCCGCAACGCCGTCACGGTCGTCCAGGGCAACGTTCGGGGGGCGATGCGCCAGCTCGAGGACGGTGACGTGGCGAGCGCTCGCGAGGCGCTCCGGGCGGCGACGGAGACGACCGACCGGACCACGCGGCTGATGAACGACTTCGCGACGCTCGCCCAGTACGGTCGGACGGTGACCGACCCCACATCGGTCGACGTCCGGAAGACGGTGACGGCGGCCTGGCCCGAGGCCGACGCCGACGCCGCGGGCGCGACCCTCACCGTCGAGGGCGACGGGACGGTGGCGGCCGACCCCGCCCGGTTCGAACTCCTCTTCACGCGCGCGTTCGAGTTCGCGCTCGACAACGGTGCGTCGACGGTGGTCGTCGAGTCCGACGAGAGCGGGGTCACGATCACGGGCGACGGCGACCCGCCGCGGGGCGACGCCGAGCGCTACTTCGACTACGGCGACGCGGTGGCGAACACGACCAGCGGGACGGCGCTCCCGATGGTCCGGACGCTCGCACAGGTCCACGGCTGGCACGCGCGGATCGACCCCGACTATCGGGACGGGGTGCGACTCGTCGTCTCGTGGCCGACGCCGCGCGCCGAGCACGAGGGAGTACGATTTTGA
- a CDS encoding ICP22 family protein, with the protein MTKHTCPVEGCDYQADQIDQLRGHVNASADHPSWEAVKGGLDAGSELVDQNDQEETTPSEGGESPDETGDDDQPDDQAKGGDEGGSEGGSAPPDAGSDEDDQQNDQEDQADTDMPTDDELQRQRRVQGAQPDESGSGEETSQETQSTRENTPSKGGESPGLLPALDTSTIIMLVAVLAVALILYRLVSDSEGDQGTEGTDEDVDDQEDEDVEELPNFDATELEDI; encoded by the coding sequence ATGACCAAACACACCTGTCCCGTAGAGGGGTGCGACTACCAGGCCGACCAGATCGACCAGCTACGAGGGCACGTCAACGCCTCCGCCGACCACCCCTCGTGGGAGGCGGTGAAGGGAGGCCTCGACGCTGGTAGCGAACTGGTAGACCAGAACGACCAGGAAGAGACCACCCCCTCCGAGGGAGGTGAATCGCCCGACGAGACCGGCGACGACGACCAGCCAGACGACCAGGCAAAAGGGGGCGATGAAGGGGGTAGCGAGGGGGGTAGCGCCCCCCCTGACGCTGGTAGCGACGAGGACGACCAGCAAAACGACCAGGAAGACCAGGCAGATACCGACATGCCAACCGACGATGAACTCCAGCGTCAGCGACGGGTACAGGGCGCTCAACCAGACGAATCGGGTAGCGGCGAAGAGACCAGCCAAGAGACCCAATCTACCAGGGAAAATACCCCCTCGAAAGGGGGTGAATCGCCTGGTCTGCTCCCTGCTCTCGACACCTCGACGATCATCATGCTGGTCGCCGTCCTGGCGGTGGCCCTCATCCTCTATCGCTTGGTGTCCGACAGCGAGGGCGACCAGGGGACTGAGGGGACCGACGAAGACGTCGACGACCAGGAGGACGAGGACGTCGAGGAACTCCCGAACTTCGACGCGACCGAACTGGAGGATATCTAA
- a CDS encoding cold-shock protein: MATGTVDFFNDTGGYGFIETEDADDDVFFHMEDVGGPDLEEGQELEFEIEDSPKGPRATNVVRL; encoded by the coding sequence ATGGCAACTGGTACGGTTGATTTCTTCAACGACACTGGCGGTTACGGCTTTATCGAAACTGAGGACGCGGACGACGACGTGTTCTTCCACATGGAAGACGTGGGCGGCCCGGACCTCGAAGAAGGACAGGAACTTGAATTCGAAATCGAGGACTCCCCCAAGGGTCCGCGCGCGACGAACGTCGTCCGCCTCTAA
- a CDS encoding aminoglycoside phosphotransferase family protein yields MPDTTFTPEAAIDHLRAQGVVPPDADATARSLGGGVSNHVHQVTWDDDCLVVKRPLPNLAVEDDWPADIERVHNEAAAIRAYDAVLRDAAVEARVPRVVSETHEPDHVVAIECAPDGATMWKTDLLDGRVDAGVAAAVGEVLGVVHDAASTDDDVRERFASKRPFEQLRVDPYHRTTAERHPDVADAIHAEIDRLLDTSRTLVHGDYSPKNVLVDPDGAVPWILDFEVAHWGDPAFDTAFMLNHLYIKSIYNYGQHAAYADAADRFWTAYDDAVDWDIERETVAELAVLMLARVDGKSPVEYVTRDAVADALRRVAKRTLRGDAETLPEFAALARDEADAL; encoded by the coding sequence ATGCCCGATACGACGTTCACGCCGGAGGCGGCCATCGACCACCTCCGGGCACAGGGGGTCGTTCCGCCCGACGCCGACGCCACGGCCCGTTCCCTCGGCGGCGGCGTCTCGAATCACGTCCACCAGGTCACCTGGGACGACGACTGTCTCGTCGTGAAGCGGCCGCTCCCGAACCTCGCCGTCGAGGACGACTGGCCGGCGGACATCGAGCGCGTCCACAACGAGGCGGCGGCCATCCGCGCCTACGACGCCGTCCTCCGAGACGCCGCCGTCGAGGCGCGGGTCCCCCGCGTCGTCAGCGAAACCCACGAACCGGACCACGTCGTCGCCATCGAGTGCGCGCCCGACGGCGCGACGATGTGGAAGACGGACCTGCTCGACGGCCGCGTCGACGCCGGCGTCGCCGCCGCGGTGGGCGAAGTCCTCGGCGTCGTCCACGACGCGGCCTCGACGGACGACGACGTGCGGGAGCGGTTCGCCAGCAAGCGTCCGTTCGAGCAGTTGCGCGTCGATCCCTACCACCGCACGACGGCGGAGCGCCATCCCGACGTGGCCGACGCCATCCACGCGGAGATCGACCGCCTGCTGGACACCTCGCGGACGCTCGTCCACGGCGACTACAGCCCGAAAAACGTCCTCGTCGACCCCGACGGCGCCGTCCCGTGGATCCTCGATTTCGAGGTGGCTCACTGGGGCGACCCCGCCTTCGACACCGCGTTCATGCTGAACCACCTCTACATCAAGTCCATCTACAACTACGGACAGCACGCCGCGTACGCCGACGCCGCCGACCGGTTCTGGACGGCCTACGACGACGCAGTCGACTGGGACATCGAGCGAGAGACGGTCGCCGAACTCGCCGTCCTGATGCTCGCGCGGGTCGACGGCAAGTCGCCCGTCGAGTACGTCACGCGCGACGCCGTCGCCGACGCGCTCCGCCGCGTCGCCAAGCGCACCCTCCGTGGCGACGCCGAGACGCTCCCCGAGTTCGCCGCGCTCGCCCGCGATGAGGCCGATGCGCTATGA
- a CDS encoding DUF7389 domain-containing protein — translation MSDGDAYSVTVKMTRGTSSDDKEVVKTEVSADTLDELDEKMTAIRERMDDWAGDLREIQPVAHPAGHDDQATLGEGST, via the coding sequence GTGAGCGACGGCGACGCCTACTCGGTGACCGTGAAGATGACCCGCGGCACGTCGAGCGACGACAAGGAAGTCGTGAAGACCGAGGTGTCCGCGGACACGCTCGACGAACTCGACGAGAAGATGACGGCGATCCGCGAGCGCATGGACGACTGGGCGGGGGACCTGCGCGAGATCCAGCCGGTCGCCCACCCCGCCGGCCACGACGATCAGGCGACGCTCGGGGAGGGGTCGACGTGA
- a CDS encoding tyrosine-type recombinase/integrase, translating to MHMEDYDDRDGRKVWLTRDEVADVVADADGTVQRIAVGLMARSGLRSAEVVDVTPADVDETPSGWVVRVQRGKGDKYRETPLTDSLAATINAYADVRDGGPDDPLVSRTTRTVRDWVTTIGEHRLDETGDDGWSHLSAHDLRRTWGTLLVDDEVEPGLVMEWGGWEDWETFREAYLGTYSTKAKNRAREKVDWL from the coding sequence ATGCACATGGAGGACTACGACGACCGGGACGGACGAAAAGTGTGGCTCACCCGCGACGAGGTGGCCGACGTGGTCGCCGACGCCGATGGCACCGTGCAGCGAATTGCTGTCGGACTCATGGCTCGGTCGGGGCTTCGATCCGCCGAGGTGGTCGACGTGACGCCCGCGGACGTGGACGAGACGCCGTCGGGGTGGGTCGTCCGTGTCCAGCGTGGGAAAGGCGATAAGTACCGAGAGACGCCACTCACGGACTCGCTGGCGGCGACGATCAACGCCTACGCCGACGTCCGTGACGGCGGTCCCGATGACCCCCTCGTGTCGCGCACGACGCGCACCGTCCGCGACTGGGTCACTACTATCGGTGAGCACCGCCTCGACGAGACCGGCGACGACGGATGGTCCCACCTGTCGGCGCACGATCTCCGTCGGACCTGGGGGACGCTGCTCGTCGACGACGAAGTCGAGCCCGGACTCGTCATGGAGTGGGGTGGATGGGAGGACTGGGAGACGTTTCGAGAGGCGTACCTCGGCACCTACTCGACGAAAGCGAAAAATCGTGCACGAGAAAAGGTCGACTGGTTATAA
- a CDS encoding cupin domain-containing protein → MSSTSGDHTPTEPFVTPATGGQALRSTGALLIVKADAESTGGAFALVDLRAAPGYETPLHVHRREDEHCYVLDGEMECVYGDGETLTAGPHDAVFLPRDVPHGFRVVSDAPLRILVTVTPAGLEGFFADVGEEAETLDLPAPAEPDVAAVTAAAAAYDLEILGPLPG, encoded by the coding sequence ATGTCTTCGACGAGTGGAGACCACACGCCGACGGAACCGTTCGTGACGCCCGCGACGGGCGGGCAGGCGCTTCGATCCACGGGAGCGCTGCTGATCGTCAAGGCGGACGCCGAGTCGACCGGCGGGGCGTTCGCGCTGGTGGACCTCCGCGCCGCGCCCGGGTACGAGACGCCCCTCCACGTCCACCGGCGGGAAGACGAACACTGCTACGTCCTCGACGGCGAGATGGAGTGTGTCTACGGAGACGGCGAGACGCTCACCGCCGGCCCACACGACGCCGTCTTCCTCCCCCGGGACGTGCCCCACGGCTTCCGCGTCGTGAGCGACGCCCCACTTCGAATTCTGGTGACGGTGACGCCCGCCGGCCTCGAAGGGTTCTTCGCCGACGTCGGCGAGGAAGCCGAGACGCTGGACCTCCCGGCCCCGGCCGAACCCGACGTGGCCGCGGTGACGGCCGCCGCCGCAGCGTACGACCTCGAAATTCTGGGTCCGTTGCCGGGGTGA
- a CDS encoding tyrosine-type recombinase/integrase, translating into MSDGERTRPDLTPSDAVDRWLDRQRMELAESSVGSYARRLEHFVEWCDDEAVDHLADLEPWDLGAYEDHRRAVVAPVSLNNELTTLRQLLDWAAGLDLVDDAVAEAVDPPKVDKADQVSETLLEPERGESLLAAFRGGDGQYTREHAWLELSWWTGARMGSIRGLDVDDVDLDEGHVQFRHRPEEETPLKNGYDGERIVGISDDVAEALGAYISDRPQTTDDYGRRPVFATQYGRIAGSTLRETCYYATHPCRAGPCPHENERVSCEYHSRTSSYGCPSARSPHEVRSGSITWQLHRGLSKDVVADRVNATIEVIERHYDQARQLEEFRQRRAAHLHKLGIDSSEENT; encoded by the coding sequence GTGAGCGACGGGGAGCGCACCCGTCCCGACCTGACGCCGTCGGACGCCGTCGACCGGTGGCTCGACCGCCAGCGTATGGAACTCGCCGAGTCGTCGGTCGGGAGCTACGCCCGACGTCTCGAACACTTCGTCGAGTGGTGCGACGACGAGGCTGTCGACCACCTCGCCGACCTCGAACCGTGGGACCTTGGAGCCTACGAGGACCACCGACGTGCGGTGGTCGCGCCGGTCAGCCTCAACAACGAGTTGACGACGCTCCGGCAGTTGCTCGACTGGGCGGCCGGCCTCGACCTCGTCGACGACGCCGTCGCCGAGGCTGTCGACCCGCCGAAGGTCGACAAGGCCGACCAGGTGAGCGAGACCCTGCTCGAACCGGAACGCGGCGAGTCTCTTCTCGCGGCGTTCCGCGGTGGCGACGGTCAGTACACGCGGGAACACGCGTGGCTTGAACTGTCATGGTGGACCGGCGCCCGGATGGGTTCGATCCGTGGCCTCGACGTCGACGACGTCGACCTCGACGAGGGTCACGTGCAGTTTCGGCACCGGCCCGAAGAGGAGACGCCGCTGAAGAACGGGTACGATGGCGAGCGGATCGTCGGGATCTCCGACGACGTCGCCGAGGCGTTGGGCGCGTACATCAGTGACCGCCCTCAGACGACCGACGACTACGGCCGTCGCCCGGTGTTCGCGACCCAGTACGGGCGGATCGCCGGCTCGACGCTACGGGAGACCTGTTACTACGCGACCCATCCGTGTCGGGCGGGTCCGTGTCCGCACGAGAACGAACGCGTCAGTTGTGAGTACCATTCAAGGACGTCCTCGTACGGGTGTCCGTCCGCCCGCTCGCCCCACGAGGTGCGGTCCGGAAGTATTACCTGGCAGCTTCACCGCGGACTCTCGAAGGACGTCGTTGCCGACCGCGTGAACGCGACGATTGAGGTTATCGAGCGGCACTACGACCAGGCGCGACAACTCGAAGAGTTTCGACAGCGGCGGGCTGCCCACTTGCATAAGCTCGGGATCGACAGCAGCGAGGAGAATACATGA
- a CDS encoding alpha/beta fold hydrolase, which translates to MRSRTVTGGGGVEIHVEEHGPRDAHPILLIHGFSQSRLAWTPQFESALADDYRLVAMDCRGHGASDTPSDPGAYRDSALWADDVQAVVADLDHPTLVGWSYGGLVVSDYLATHGDDAVSGVVLVGAITEKGTVDADRFAGGEFVALDSGFRSTDAEESVATLETFVDLCVEGDLDDPGRYRALGYNVAVPPFVRAAMQDRTVEHGAALAELATPVCLIHGAADPVVRPAAARKHADLFPSATLSVYEGVGHSPFFEAPERFEADLRDFLA; encoded by the coding sequence ATGCGATCACGGACGGTCACCGGCGGCGGCGGGGTCGAGATTCACGTCGAGGAACACGGACCGCGGGACGCCCATCCAATCCTCCTGATTCACGGTTTCTCGCAGTCGCGGCTGGCGTGGACGCCGCAGTTCGAGTCGGCGCTCGCCGACGACTACCGCCTCGTCGCGATGGACTGCCGGGGCCACGGCGCGTCCGACACCCCCAGCGATCCGGGCGCATACCGCGATTCCGCGCTGTGGGCCGACGACGTGCAAGCGGTCGTCGCGGACCTCGATCACCCGACCCTCGTCGGCTGGTCGTACGGTGGCCTCGTCGTCTCCGACTACCTCGCCACCCACGGCGACGACGCGGTGTCCGGCGTCGTCCTCGTCGGCGCCATCACGGAGAAAGGCACCGTCGACGCCGACCGGTTCGCCGGCGGCGAGTTCGTCGCCCTCGATTCGGGCTTTCGGTCCACCGACGCCGAGGAGAGCGTCGCGACCCTCGAGACCTTCGTCGACCTCTGTGTCGAGGGCGACCTCGACGACCCGGGCCGCTACCGGGCGCTCGGCTACAACGTCGCGGTGCCGCCGTTCGTCCGCGCCGCGATGCAGGATCGGACCGTCGAACACGGGGCCGCCCTCGCCGAACTGGCGACGCCGGTGTGCCTGATCCACGGCGCGGCCGACCCGGTGGTCCGCCCCGCCGCGGCGAGAAAGCACGCCGACTTGTTCCCGTCGGCGACGCTCTCGGTGTACGAGGGCGTCGGCCACTCGCCCTTCTTCGAGGCGCCGGAGCGGTTCGAGGCGGATCTGCGCGACTTCCTCGCGTAA
- a CDS encoding DUF7504 family protein: MSTLHLADGDTATTAAQCARVAPGGSDLLVVAFEGSPARWLDGWRTAVGDPDRATFVVADAAEWLAGAPRARIDSAAAPDTTVSTSLVDSPGNLTDLGVTLLDALESHDAADARTTFCCQSLTVLLQYSTTDEMYQFLHVLIRHLERFDAVGHFHLHERAHDAETVATLRRPFDRVRSDGEAGDD; this comes from the coding sequence GTGAGCACACTCCATCTCGCAGACGGCGACACGGCGACGACGGCGGCGCAGTGTGCACGCGTCGCGCCCGGCGGCTCCGACCTGCTCGTCGTCGCCTTCGAGGGCTCGCCCGCCCGGTGGCTCGACGGCTGGCGGACCGCCGTCGGCGACCCCGACCGGGCGACGTTCGTCGTGGCCGACGCCGCGGAGTGGCTCGCCGGGGCGCCTCGCGCCAGAATCGACTCGGCGGCCGCCCCCGATACGACCGTCAGCACCTCGCTCGTCGACTCGCCCGGAAACCTCACCGACCTCGGGGTCACGTTGCTGGACGCGTTGGAGTCACACGACGCGGCCGACGCCCGGACGACGTTCTGTTGCCAGTCGCTGACCGTCCTCCTCCAGTATTCGACCACTGACGAGATGTATCAGTTCCTGCACGTGCTGATCCGTCACCTCGAACGCTTCGACGCCGTCGGTCACTTCCACCTCCACGAACGCGCCCACGACGCGGAGACGGTGGCGACGCTCCGGCGGCCCTTCGACCGGGTGCGAAGCGACGGCGAGGCCGGCGACGACTGA
- a CDS encoding ATP-binding protein: MRMLIAAKSGWGKSYVGQSYLEDNIKEFDHAIILDFKNEFRGLVKSGLASYVGVGQAEMGISVEGWRTIIEQNGTVVVDGEVLGPDTWREVATIIAKAARRVDGRVLVGVDEAHLVAPQDVKLPEAIKLLATTGRGKVSSIWITQRLQEIDEAVISQNNANLLGGFGSNRDRGKLDVEYPVEVHNPEADRVPNLPAELHHAEDGPVPLQKTEVNGVVRSSEWIYSTDEGEMERLDSASINMMAEHYGGSDQKLEHPF, from the coding sequence ATGCGGATGCTGATCGCGGCAAAGAGCGGGTGGGGGAAGTCGTACGTCGGGCAGTCCTACCTCGAAGACAACATCAAGGAGTTCGACCACGCGATCATCCTCGACTTCAAAAACGAGTTTCGAGGGCTGGTGAAGTCCGGACTCGCGAGTTACGTCGGAGTCGGACAAGCGGAGATGGGGATCTCTGTCGAGGGGTGGCGGACGATCATCGAGCAAAACGGAACAGTCGTCGTCGACGGCGAGGTCCTGGGACCGGATACCTGGCGCGAGGTCGCGACGATCATCGCGAAGGCCGCCCGGCGCGTCGACGGTCGCGTCCTGGTCGGCGTCGACGAGGCCCACCTTGTCGCCCCTCAGGACGTGAAGCTCCCCGAAGCGATCAAACTGCTCGCGACGACGGGCCGCGGAAAGGTCTCGTCTATCTGGATCACCCAACGCCTGCAAGAGATCGACGAGGCGGTCATCTCCCAAAACAACGCGAATCTTCTCGGTGGGTTCGGGAGTAACCGTGACCGTGGCAAGCTCGACGTCGAGTATCCGGTCGAAGTTCACAACCCCGAGGCCGACCGGGTGCCGAACCTCCCTGCCGAACTCCACCACGCCGAGGACGGTCCCGTCCCCCTGCAAAAGACCGAGGTAAACGGCGTGGTTCGGTCGAGCGAGTGGATCTACTCGACCGACGAGGGCGAGATGGAACGCCTCGACTCGGCGAGTATCAACATGATGGCCGAACACTACGGCGGCTCCGACCAGAAACTCGAACACCCGTTCTAA